From a single Mobula birostris isolate sMobBir1 chromosome 13, sMobBir1.hap1, whole genome shotgun sequence genomic region:
- the LOC140208274 gene encoding uncharacterized protein produces the protein MAHQQVHTRERLYTCSDCGKGFTKSSHLLRHQSVHTGERPFTCSDCGKGFTLSSQLKVHQRVHTGERPFTCSDCGKGFTLSSQLKVHQRVHTGERPFTCPDCGKRFTRSSHLQRHQRIHTGERPFTCTVCGKRFTRPSHLQAHWSVHTGERPFTCSMCGNRFTCSSHLKVHQRVHTGERPFICSDCGKGFTCSYQLKVHQLVHTGERPFTCSDCGKGFTCSSQLKVHQRVHTGERPFTCSVCGKGFTRSSHLQVHSSVHTGERPFTCSNCGKGFTQSSELKVHQRVHTGERPFTCSNCGKGFSQSSELKVHQRVHTGERPFTCSDCGKGFTCSSQLKAHRRVHTGERPFTCLHCGKGFTSSSQLKVHQRVHTGERPFTCSDCGKGFTQSPALMAHQRVHSGERPYTCSVCGKGFTQSCTLQRHERVHSGERPFTCSDCGKGFTQASELQAHRSVHTGEWPFTCSVCGKGFTWSTELQAHQSVHTGERPFTCSVCGKGFTKSYQLKVHQHVHTGERPFTCSDCGKGFTSSSQLLMHQRVHTGERPFTCRDCGKGFTRSSHLQRHQRVHTGERPFSCSVCGKGFTRSSNLQKHQRVHTE, from the coding sequence atggctcaccagcaagttcacactagggagaggttgtacacctgctcggactgtgggaagggatttactaaatcatctcacctactgaggcaccagtcagtacacactggggagaggccattcacctgctccgactgtgggaagggattcactttgtcatcccaactgaaggtacatcagcgagttcacactggggagaggccgttcacctgctccgactgtgggaagggattcactttgtcatcccaattgaaggtacatcagcgagttcacactggggagaggccgttcacctgcccagactgtgggaagagattcactcggtcatctcatctacagagacaccagcgaattcacactggggagaggccattcacctgcacagtgtgtgggaagcgattcactcggccatcccacctacaagcacactggtctgttcacactggggagaggccgttcacctgctcaatgTGTGGGAatagattcacttgctcatcccacctgaaggtacatcagcgagttcacaccggggagaggccgtttatctgctcagactgcgggaagggattcacttgctcataccaactgaaggtgcatcagctagttcatactggagagaggccattcacctgctcagactgtgggaagggattcacttgctcatcccaactgaaggtacatcagcgagttcacactggggagaggccattcacttgctcagtgtgtgggaagggattcactcgatcatcccacCTGCAAGTACACTCgtctgttcacactggggagaggccattcacctgctcaaactgcgggaagggattcactcagtcatctgaactgaaggtacaccagcgagttcacaccggggaacggccgttcacctgctcgaactgcgggaagggattcagtcagtcatctgaactgaaggtacaccagcgagttcatactggagagcggccattcacctgctcagactgtgggaagggattcacttgctcatcccaactgaaggcacataggcgagttcacactggggagaggccgttcacctgcttgcactgtgggaagggatttacttcctcatcccaactgaaggtacatcagcgagttcacactggggagaggccgttcacctgctcagactgtgggaagggattcactcagtcacccgccctaatggcacaccagcgagttcacagtggggagcggCCGTAcacctgctctgtctgtgggaagggattcactcagtcatgcaccctacagagacacgagcgagttcacagtggggagcggccgttcacctgctcagattgtgggaaaggATTTACTCAGGCATCCGAACTACAGGCACACCggtcagttcatactggggagtggccgttcacctgctcagtctgtgggaagggattcacttggtcaactGAACTacaggcacaccagtcagttcatactggggagaggccgttcacctgctcagtctgtgggaagggattcactaagtcatatcaactgaaggtacatcagcacgttcacactggagagaggccgttcacctgctcagactgtggaaaaggattcacttcgtcatctcaactactgatgcaccagcgagttcacactggagagaggccgttcacctgccgagactgtgggaagggattcactcggtcatctcatctacagagacaccagcgtgttcacacaggggagaggccattcagctgctcagtgtgtgggaagggattcactcggtcatcgaatctacagaaacaccagcgagttcacaccgagtAG